AAGCAGTTTCGTTGACAGCAGGGCAACATCGGCATGAGATCGTCGTATTGACGCCCATCACTGGCCAATTGCAGATTACCTCTACGCCGCCCGGTGCGGTGATTCATGTCGATAATCAAGTGATCGGTGAATCGCCTTTGACGCACCCCATTTCAGGTGGTGTTTACCAGATAACTCTCTCCAAATCGGGTTTTGATACGGTCACCGAAACGCTGGAAGTAACGCGCAATCATAAACAGGTATCGCGGGTATATCAGCTACCGGCTGCACAAACCACGGTGTCCCTGTCTTTGTCGCCTGGCGGTGGCAGCTTGACTGTAGATGACATTGTGCAGCCGGCGGCAAAAACCATTCAATTGGCCGCGGGACAAGCTCACCGGGTTGTGTATCAAAAAGCAGGCTATGTCACACAACAGCAAATTGTGACGCCACCGTTAGGTCAACCGTTAGCCTTGAATTTTGATTTGCAGGAAGCCCGAGGTCAGGTGCAAATCATGGCGACGCCCCAAGCGGCAGTATCCATTGACGGCAAACGCGTCGGGGAGACGCCACTGACATTAACACTGCAAACTGTGCCACAGCAGCTCAGTTTTCAACACCCAGGTTATCGCACAATCACACAAACCGTGACGCCGAGTCGTGATGTGACACGTCAGGTATCGGTTACGCTGATTCCAGAAGCGCAGGCCCAGCTTGCTGAATCGCCAAAACGTTATCAGCATCCTGCTGGGGGAGAGATGTTGTTGTTTCAGCCGAATACGGTATTCACGCTTGGTGCGGCACGAGACAGTCAAGGCCAGCGTGCCAATGAGTTTTTACATAAGGTGCATCTGAATAGGCCATTTTACGCCGGTGTAACGGAAGTCAGTATTGGCGAATATCAACAGTTTGATACCAGCAAAACCGGTAACAAAGCGGAACCGATAACGGCAATCAGCTGGCTGGATGCCGCACGGTTTTGTAATTGGCTCAGCGAACAGCAAGGGCTGCCACCCGTTTACCAATTTTCAAACCAAAAACTCATCGCAATTGACATAACAGCAAATGGCTACCGATTATTGACTGAAGCAGAGTGGGAGTGGCTGGCCAGATCAGCAAAGCGCCCGCAGCCAACCCGGTTTGCTTGGGGTGATAGCACCACGCTGCCAAAACACGCTGCGAATATTGCCGATGAGCAGGCCAAGACAGCAGTCGCTATGTACGTACCGCAATATGATGATGGTTATGCCGGCGTTGCACCAATCGGTCGTTTCTCTAAAGAGATCAGTGGATTACAAGATCAAGCTGGCAATGTCAGTGAATGGACGCATGATGTTTATCGTTTGACCCCGCCTGATTCAGAAACCATTTTTCCACAACAACTGGATAAGCGCTTACTGGCGGAACGTGTGGTAAAAGGAGCAAACTGGCAGTCAGGATCGCTGACAACCTTACGTGCAGCGTATCGAGAAGGCCTAAGCCAGCCGCGAAAGACAGTCGGCTTTCGTGTTGGTCGCTATCTGAATAAGGGAGAGCAATAATGCAACGCTTCAAAAAGCCAATACGCGCTGGTGTCTCGGCGCTGATCCTTTTTTTTGTCGGCGTGTTGTTGCACAGCGCCTATGCCGATAAGCCGGTGATAAGTCTGAACTCGCCGGTTTCCTTTCCGGTGGATATCTAAATGAATGAGATGTTGAAGAGTTTTGCGGCACTGGTGGTGGCCATTGTGATAGTGCATATGGTTTATTTGGGCTATATCCGACCGGAGGCCGCGCAATATATTGCTATCGGTCTCGAGCAGCAACAGTCATTACCGCGGAATTTTGTCGTCATTGTTAAAGGTTACGAACAGGAAATTTGTTTTATTCTGATGCTGTGGGGCTGTTACTTGATAGCCAGTGCCTATCGCCGCATTCTGAAAACGCAATATCTTTATAGCGTAGATCTGATTGAAACGACGGAGTCCAACGATAGTGCATTGGATGTGAATCAGATCATTGACCGGCTGGATACCGAAATTCCCAAAGAGGGATTGGCTTCACCATTGGTTCAGACCTTGCGGGCGGCACTATGGCGATATAGTGCGACGAATAATGTGCAAAACTTATCGGATGCTATCGAGAGTAATCTGGAAGCGCTTGCGGTGCGTCAGGATACGGAAAACACCATGATTCGCTATTTAATTTGGGCGATTCCGTCCATCGGCTTTATCGGGACAGTCCGAGGGATTGGTCAAGCGTTGTCTCAGGCTGATGAAGCACTGGCCGGTAATATTGCCGGCATGGTTGATAGCCTTGGTCTGGCATTTAACTCGACGCTGGTGGCGCTGTTAATCAGCATTTTTCTGATGTTTTTGTTTCACCAACTGCAACGTCTGCAAGATGGTCAAATAGTCGAAACGCAGCATTATTGCGATAAATATTTGTTAAGACGCATTCGCTGATTGGTCATGCTGCGACGTAAACGCACTGAAGGATTTAATCTGGCGTTTCTGGATATCATGGCCTGTGGCCTTGGCGCGGTGATTCTGGTGTTTATGTTAGTCAAACAAAATCTGGAATCGGCAGCTTCCGAAGTAGACCGCTTGCAAGCGGATATTGCTAGGCTTGAACAAACACAGCAGGAGGCGAATCAGACGTTGCGTCAAATCCGAGACGATTTCAGCCAACAAAAACAAGATCTTGAACAACAATCCTCAGCGCTGGCTGACAGACAGGCAGCGCTGAGCGCTCAGCGCAGTGCCATCAGCGACGCGGAGCAAGCACTGGCTAAACTGAAGTCGCGCATTACCGAAATTGAAATACCCGAGCAACAGGATTTAGTGTCATCAGATAACCTCAACGAAGAAAACTATCTGATGGGCCTTCAAGTGACGGGCAATAAAATCGGGATTCTGGTCGATATGAGCGCGTCCATGACCAATGAAAAGTTGATCGATATTATCCAGACCAAAAGTCGCACTAATCAGGACAAACAAAGCGCTGCCAAGTGGATACGTACTAAAAATACGGTGCGCTGGCTGCTGGCCAGACTGCCAGCAAACAGTGACATTGTCGTTGTGGCTTTTAGTGAGCAGGCACAGGTATTGGGCGGCCAGTCAATGCAACCGGCGAACGAGACAACTGTCGGTCAAATCCTGCAATCTTTAGACAAGGTGATTCCAGAGGGCGGCACCAACCTGCAAAAAGGCCTGAATACAATCAATGATTTTTCGCCAGATCATTTGTATGTAATTACAGATGGATTGCCCACACTGGGCGAATCTTCTTATCGCAGTTTAAATCCGTTTGCCCAGTGCCGGTCGCTGACAGGTAATGCCCAGACTATTTCTGGTCCGTGTCGGGTCAAACTTTTTCAACAAACCGTGCGAGAGAGTGGACAACGCAGTAACGAAGTTAATGTCGTGCTGTTACCCTTGGAAGGGGATCCGGATGCCGTCAATCAATATTGGGGTTGGGCTGCGGCAACAGGGGGCCTGTTAATCAGTCCCGCGGAAAACTGGCCATGAAATCGCGTAAAAAAACACTGGATATTTTCAGTTTATCGTTTCTGGATATCATTTCCTGCGGCTTTGGTGCTGTGGTGATGTTAATCCTGATAGCCAAACCGGATACCGCAATCTCCCAGGCGGGACAGAGCAATATCAGCGAGATGTTGGCAACCTTGGTAGGCCTTAAAAACACGGTCACCATAACGCAACAGCAAATTGAATCTGAACTTGCCAGTTTAGAGGCATTATCGGTTGAGCAGGCCGCCGCGCGTCAGGCACAAGCTGATCTGCAAAAACAACAGCAACAACTTGCTGCGGCTGATGCGGCATTAACTGACAATATAAGTGGCCTCAGTCTGGTCGAGTCACGTTTGCGCCAGGCGGCGTTGACAACACCACGTCAAAACACGCCGGAAGTGCGTTCAGAAGCCGTGGGTGGGATTCCGGTCGATAGTGACTATGTCGTTTTTATTATTGATACCTCTGGCAGTATGCAACGCATCTGGTCTCGGGTATCACGAGAAGTCGTCAATGTGTTGAATATTCATCCGGAAGTGAAAGGCTTTCAGATTCTGAACGACTTGGGAACGTCTATGATCTCCGGTTATGACGGCAAATGGATGTCAGACACGCCCGCAACGCGAAACAACGTGATTCGCATGTTTGACAAGTGGTCAGTGGTTTCCAACAGCAGCCCGGTCGAGGGGATCGAGACCGCATTACGAAAATATGCTAAACCCAACATTACGACCTCTATTTACGTTTTCGGTGATGACTATACCGGTGGCTCATTTGATAATGTGATTGCGCGAATTACCCAACAAAACCGGGTTCTTAGCAATGGGCAACGGTTGGCCCGCATTCATGGTGTTGGTTTTCTGTCGATGAGCAGTACCGAACGATACGGTATTTTGATGCGGGAGCTAACCAAGCAAAATGGTGGCACCTATTTGGCGCTGCCGCCTTAAAATAGTATCTCGGCAGCGATGGTGCAGGCAGCTAAACAGGAATTATAACATTCTTGTTTGGCGCGAATCTTGTTGTTGGCAGCGATATAAATCTGTGAAATTATTCACAAGATAGTGGCTTATCAGTCGTTGTATTCGGCCATTATCAGGCGTCATTAACCACGGGAAATGACGATCGCTAAATCTTTGCTGAGCAGACTATTTATTAGGGGATTAACAACAGACAACAGTCATGAAACGGTTTATTGAATGATTTAATAATTTCGTAACGATTAGGGGTTACAAATGAATGCCGTTAAAAAATCTATCGCCGTGATTTCGGTATTTACCATGCTCATGTTGACACATTCAGCGCTGGCATTAGAGCGTGATGATGCTGACATTATTGGCTTGAAGTTAGGCATGACTGTTGAGCAAGTCAAAAAGACAATTGCTGATTATGATAAGGACTTTGTGCTTCAGCCACCTATGCAGCGGGTTTATCAATACCGGGTCGCCAATAAAACTATCAAAACCGAACCATTTATCAGCTCTCTTTATGCGGTTGCCAAAGACAAGCAAAAAGGCAATGTTCAGATTTATTTTTCAATGCCGCCATCAGAACCTAGAGTGGTGGCAATTTCGCGTTCCCACAACAACTTTGTCCCGCCGATTACCCGTGAAAATTATAGCAACGCGCTAGTAGATAAATATGGGCAGCCGGTTGCTACACAAAACGATAAACAGGTGAATTCGGAAAGACAAATGCATTGGTTACAATGGCATATAGGGGATAAGCCACAGTGTTTACCTTACTTTTCAGGCGGCAGGCAAGTACAGGGGCCATTCGGCACTATTGGCATGAGTAGCATTGAAAAAGGGGAGGTGACGCAAGTCATTATGTCCCAAAAAACGGATGTGAATAACCTGGATTTAGACAACTGTGCTTCCGTGTTGACCTATCAGCTCGCTTACGACCCAGTCAATGCGGCGACCGGTATTTTAGTTGATGTGAGCGGCATCATAAAAAGCGAGCGTGAAGTAAATCAATGGATTGATTCTCTAGCGAAACAAGAAGAAGACAAGATCAACAGCTCAACGGCCAAGCCCAAGCTGTAATTTGGTAGAAATTCAATGACTTATTTGGTTGTGGTGTTGAGTGGTTTTTGCGTTTTCTCAGCGTTATTGAATACATAAAAATCAGGTTTTGTGATCTAATAAAAAGATGATAAGACCAAGGTGTTAGCCAGTTTGATATTTGATAGAAGTTAATGGATTATTACTGTCTGTCTCATTAAGTATTGTGCTACATTGAGATATCACTGCATGGAGCAAACAGAGTACTGGTATGGATACTGGTCTAAACACACTTGTCGCGATCGCGCGTTTTCATCAGCTGCCCGCAGAACCTGAACAGCTCGCTCACCAATATGGTGTGCCCGGCGAGGTATTTACTGACACCCAAATTCTGCAAGCCGCAAAAGCGTTAACCCTCAGAGCAAAAAAACTCAAACCGGTTACCAACGACATTGGCAATGGCATGCTGCCCGCGATTGCCAAGGCAAAAGATGGCAGTTATTTCATCCTTGCCCGTATTGCGAATAATGAAGAAGCTGAGCAGGCGAAAAAGTCAGGCGTACTGATTCAAGATCTTCGTGATGAAGCACCAAAAAGTCTGACCCTGGATGAGTTTACCGAAATCTGGTCTGGCGAACTGATTGCATTGACACGACGACAAGGCATCGGTGAAAGCCTGCAGCAAACGTTCGACATCTCCTGGTTTATTCCTTCTCTTATCAAATATCGTAAACTCTTCTCCGAAGTCCTCGTCGCCTCTTTCTTCCTCCAGCTCTTTGCTCTAGTCACCCCGCTGTTTTTCCAGGTCGTTATGGACAAGGTTCTGGTACACCGTGGTTTTACCACGCTGGATGTGCTGGCGGTTGGATTCTTCGTTGTCGTTGTCTTTGAGGCGCTGCTTGGCGGTATTCGCAATTATGTGTTCAGTCATACCACCAACCGGGTCGATGTTGAGTTAGGCTCACGCCTTTATACCCATCTGATGGCACTGCCGCTGTCTTATTTTGAATCAAGACAGGTAGGGCAGAATGTGGCTAGGGTTAGAGAACTGGATACTATCCGTAACTTTATTACCGGTACCGCACTGACATTGGTGATTGACCTGTTCTTTGTTTTCGTTTTCCTTGCGGTCATGTGGTACTACAGTCCGACATTGACCTGGATTGTACTGGCAACCATACCGTTCTATGTCATTCTCTCAATCTTTATCACGCCGATTTTAAGAAAACGGCTTGATGATAAGTTCAAGCACGGCGCTGAAAACACCGCCTTTCTCACAGAGTCTATAACAGGAATTGGCACGGTAAAATCCCTGGCGGTCGAACCCCAGATGAAACGCAAACTGGAAGACCACCTTTCCAACTATGTGCATGCCTCGTTTAAAAGCCAGAACCTCAATAATGTGGCTAACCAGATAGCTGGGTTAGTCAACAAACTCATGACGCTAGGCATTATCTGGTGGGGAGCGCATCTTGTAATTGATAACCAGCTCACAGTGGGGCAACTTGTGGCCTTTAATATGCTTGCCGGCAGAGTGAGTGGCCCCATCCTCAAGCTGGTTCAACTCTGGCAAGATTTCCAGCAGGCAGGTATCTCCATCAAACGGCTGGGCGATATACTTAATACGCCGAGAGAGCCAGGTTTTAACCCCAACCGTTCACGCCTGCCATCTTTGCAAGGCGCCTTCTCGATGGAGCATGTCCGGTTTCGCTACCGCCCGGATGGCCCGGTTATTCTTGATGACTTAAACCTACAAGTCAGGCCGGGGGAAGTGATTGGCCTTGTTGGCCGAAGCGGCAGTGGCAAAAGCACTATCACTAAATTAATACAGCGGCTCTATATTCCAGAGTCCGGCAAGGTCTTGATTGATGGTGTTGACCTGTCAGTGGTTGATACTGTCTGGCTTCGTAAACAAATTGGTGTCGTGCTACAAGAGAACTTCCTGTTCAATCGCAGCATTCGTGAGAATATTGCCTTAAGCGACCCATCCATTTCGATGGAACGTGTGATTGCGGCCTCAAAAATGGCCGGTGCTCATGAGTTCATTGTTGACTTGCCTGAAGGCTACGATAATTTGGTCGGCGAACAAGGCAGTAATTTATCGGGCGGTCAGCGCCAACGATTGGCCATCGCTCGCGCCTTAATCAATAATCCTCGTATCCTCATTTTTGATGAGGCGACCAGTGCGCTTGATTATGAGTCAGAGCGACTGATACAAGACAATATGGCGAAGATTTGTCAGGGCAGGACCGTGTTTATCATTGCTCATCGACTGACTGCGGTGCGTCAGTGCAATCGAATTATCGTGACGGAGAAAGGGCGTATCGTCGAGCAAGGCAATCATGAAGAGCTGATTGCCAAAAATGGCTACTACGCCAAACTACACAGTTATCAAAACCACACTCCGAATCTGCACCCTGTAACTCACAACGCTGCTCAAGCGACACCTGAGGGAAGTTTGGAAGGTGCACGACCATGAGGCCGTTTACCGTTTTCTGGGATGCCTGGAAAAATCGCCACACAATGGGGCAGGGCAGTAAAACACGCGAGCTTGCCGCCTTTTTACCGGCTGCACTGGAGATACAGGAAGCGCCACCCAATCCCCTTGCCAAATGGCTAGGCCGCAGCTTGATTATTTTATTCCTGATAGGAGTTGTCTGGGCTTGTGTCGGCGAAGTTAATATCGTCGCTAGTGCCGAAGGCAAGATTATTCCCAGCGCTAGAGTCAAACAAATCCAGCCACTGGAAAAGGCTGTGGTCAAAACCATTCTGGTCAGCGAAGGCGAAGAAGTTAGAAAAGGTCAGCCCTTGGTCGAGTTGGACAGCACGCTCACTTCAGCAGACGAAAAAAGGCTCACTTCTGAGCGCCACAGTATTCAGATGCAACTGGCGGTGAAACAAGCGCTGCTGACAGCGTTAAGCGCTAACAAAACTGTCCCCGCTGAACAAGTCAAACTGACCTTCTCGAAGAATAACGCTGAGCATGATACCAGCCTTTATCAGCAATTACTCTGGCAGCACTGGCAGGATTATCAAAGTCAGCAGCAGACCCTGCAAAATACCTTGAATAAAACCCGGTTTGAGCAGGCGGCCAGTAAAGAAATTATTAAAAAACTTCAGCAAACACTGCCCATCGTTACCAAGCGGGCTGAGGACTTGCAAAGCCTGCATCAGCAAAGCTTTGTGACTGAAACAGAGTACCTGGATCTGGAACAACAGCGCATCGAACAAACACAAGATCTGGCAGCGGAAAAGCATCGGCTACAGCAACTTGTTGCGGCCGAATCTGAAGTCAAGCATCAACTGCAAACACTCGCAGCTCAAACCAAGGCCAGAACATTACAAGAAATCACCGAATACCAACGTCAAATCGCCTCACTGGATGAGGAGCTCACCAAAGCGCAGGATTTAAATGCCAAACAAATCCTCTACGCGCCGGTATCAGGGCAAGTGCAGGAGCTTGCCATCAACACAGTGGGTGGTGTGGTAACCGAAGCCCAGCAGCTGATGCTGATTGTGCCTAATGCAGAGCAACTGGAAGTGGAAGTGTTTCTGGAGAACAAAGACATTGGTTTTATTGAAGAAGGCATGCCGGCAGAAATCAAAGTCCATACTTTCTCTTTCACTAAATACGGTGTGATTGATGCCAAAGTTACCACCGTCTCCGATGATGCCACCGTCGATGAAAAACAGGGCTTGATTTACCGAATGCAGTTACTGATGAGTAAAAACGCAATCATGGTTGATAGTCGTGAAGTGAAGTTAATGCCTGGTATGGCTGTGACAGCTGAGATGAAAACTGGGACTAGGCGGATTATTGAGTTCTTTTTGGCGCCATTGTTAAGACACGGTAATGAGAGCTTGAGGGAGCGGTGATTACAGATGAATATACAACCTACAAGAACCAAAAACACACCCGTCGTCAAGGCGCATTATTGTCTTCAATTTGGCGATTTTTTGCTGCCATATTTGCAGCTTAAAGAAATAATCAAGTTTTTCTCTCAAATCTTCCTATTCAGAAATTTGAAGCAGTGCGATAACTCAATACTTATCCAGAAAATGGATAAGTCAGCCTTATCTCTGAAAACAGGTATCTGAACATGCCATTACTTGTAGTCATTCTATTTCTAATTTTCTATATCTGGCTATCTAAAAAAGTAGTTCGGCGTGCCGTTAGTCAGTCCAAGAAACTTGGTGGTAATCATAAGCTTGCCGGCTGGATGGCTGGTATTCTTATGTACTCATTGATTCTTTGGGATTTTATTCCGACACATTTTATGCAGCAATATCACTGCGCTACAGATGCCGGCTTTACGGTTTATAAATCGATAGATCAGTGGAAACAGGAAAATCCGGGGGTAGCCGAAACTCTGACACCTATCGATAAACCTGATTGGATAAAAAACGATAATCTGACGCGAGTTCAGCTCAATCAGCGGTTTGCGTGGGAATTTGAAGACAGCATCCACCTTTTTAAAATTCACGAACGTGAACAACGTATTGTCGATATAAAAACAGGCGAAGTACTGGCACGCAATGTCGATTTTAATACTGGGGTAGGCAATCCATATGTTTCTGCTGACTCCATCAGAGATTACAAGTGGTGGATTAAGGTTGATTCATGCCCAAGATTTGGGAGCAAATCCAAATGGTTAGTGAATAATGATTCATTTATAGATTTTTATATGAAGTCTAAACATATCAAAGGAGTGAGATGATGACGGCCAACAACTTATTTCAACAGGCTTTACTAGCAGAAGCGGCTTACGCGGATTTTTGGAATCATGCTACTGAGCAATTGATTACAGATTCAAGTCTTATAGCGGCTGCTCTAACATTTGAAGGGTTTTCGCAAACCCAAGCCGAAGAATTCGTTGATGAATGGACGGTACGGGCTCACCAACCAAATACATTTTCTGGACTCTCTGTTACGGTCTTCGAGAATCTAAATGGTGACAAGGTATTAGCAGTTCGGGGAACCGATGACCCTTTTGATGTCATTACGGATCTCGGTATTCTCGAAGGGGTGACACCCGAGCAGACTACTCAGTATCAAGAGCTAAAAGACCTTGTTGATGGTTGGCTTGATGACGGTACGCTTGATTCAGGCTTCACGGTTAGTGGCCATTCTTTAGGAGGCTTTCTCGCAGGTGGTTTATTAGTTGATTATCCAGATGATATTAGTCATGCATACATTTACAACGCTCCAGGGGTAGGTGGGCTACTCGCAGAATTTGGAATACTCACTGGCCATTTGGACCCGAGTATTGATTTAAGTCTTATATCGAATGTAGTTGCAGCTTATGGGGTAGATGGTACGGCAGACTGGGGGATAAGTTGGGGGGAACAAATACCCATAAATATTGAAGGAGAAGACACGCAAATTTGGGGGAATCACGAGGTCAAAAGACTTACAGATGCCCTTGCTCTATATAGTTTATTCGAAACCCTCTCACCATCAATAGATAATAAATTCATAGCGGCTCTTTTACCAACAGGTTCAAATAACGGTGAATGGGATTTGGACGGACTGCTTAATTCTCTTGGTGTTCTTCTTGGTATCGGTCAGGAAAGCATTCTTAGTGATAGGGAAGCCTATTATCAGCGGTTTATAGAAATATCTGGTGGTATTTTTGTTGATCCAGACGCGGAAATCCCTGTATTAAAGTCAGAGTATGAAAACCTCCAGTTTGTAAACATTTTTAGTCTTGTAGACTCAGCCAATTTAGATAATGCCGATGGCTTTGCATATCGATATGCATTACAGCAATTAACACCATTTGCAATTACAGGTAATGAGGATCTATACGAACAACACAATCTAAGTGGCGAGTTAAACGCTGATAACTTTACCGAGAGTTATTTAGAAGATCGGAAATTGATGCTTAATGCCATTCTTCAGCGTAATACACTCAATAGTACCAACCCCGACAAAATAGATGGTGAGGCAATTCGTTTCGATGATGCAAAAATTGGGGAGGTCTTTGCTGGTGCGTATAGTTCTGGTCAAGGTGGATCAAACCCCCTTAATGGATCTGATGTAACCAACATTATCTTTGGTGATGAAAACAATAACAATGGAAGCAATACTTTACTTGGCAATCAACAGAATGACCGGATTTATGGTTTGTCAGGAAATGATGTTTTAGATGGTGGCGCCGGTGATGATTATCTTGAAGGTGGAACGGGTGTTGATACCTATATATATGACCAAAATGATGGTTTTGACACGATTTTCGATAAAGATGGGCTTGGCGTAATAAATTGGAAAGGCACTGTTCTTGACGGTAGCTACGATTTTGCAAATAACAACACATTCATAGATGAAACTCTTGGTGTTACTTATCAATTTGAGCCAGATCTTAATGGTCGGGGCACTTTGTACATTATTGATAATAACAGTCCGGGAAATGGCGGGATAAAAGTAATTGATTTCGTATCTGGTAATTTGGGGATCGTAATAGATACAGGTGAAATTACTGAGGAAACAGGTGGAATTTTAAACACTGGAACAGCCAGCAATGATGTTTTATATCCTGATGGATATGACCAAGGTTTCCCTCATGGATATGATCTTCAAGCAGATATAGCCGATCAAATATTTGGAATAGATGGTAACGATTTTATCGTTAGCGGTGGTGGTAATGACATAGTCTATGGCGGAGATGGTAACGACTGGATTTATGCTGGAATCGGAAACGATACTCTCTATGGTGAAGCAGGAGATGATTATATTTTCACCATGTCAGGTGATAACAAAGCCTATGGCGGAGATGGTAATGACATAATAATTAGTAACCATGCGGTGAAGTTTAATATTGACAATCTGCCTCTTCAACATGATGAGTGGTCAAGGTTATTTCATACATTCAGAGGTGCTTACGCAGGGATAACGACCACAGAGACTGGCCAGTTAAATATATTATTGAAGTGGACTGGTGCTGAATCTGGATTTATCGATGGCGATTATGAATACATTCCTGATCCGGCAGGTTACGACCTTGGCAATGTTGATATAAACGGTGATTCATACACTCTTTCTGCTACGTTTTCTTCATCTATAGATGAAGGGAAAAATGTCTTTTCTGGCGGTGCTGGGGATGACATTCTGATTGGAAATGATGGTGCTGATATTTTAACTGGTGGTATAGGAAGTGACAAATTAGCAGGGAATGGGGGAAATGACGCTCTCTTCGGTGAGGCTGATGATGACCTTTTAAAAGGTGCAGCTGGGGAAGACTTTTTGGATGGTGGAAGTGGGAATGATGAACTGTTCGGTGAACAAGGCAATGATAGAGTCTATGGTGGGGATGGAGATGATTTTATCTGGGGCGATAGTGACTATCTAGATGAAAATCTTCATGGCGATGATTACTTAGATGGTGGCGAAGGTAACGATCAGCTTGTAGGCGGGGCAGGTGATGACACTCTTGTAGGCGGCGCAGGAGAGGACACTCTGTTTGGACAGCAGGGTGCAGATATCTTACATGGTGATGCAGGTAAGGATGTGCTGGATGGTGGCGCTGGAGATGACATACTTCGTGGTGGCAGTGATGAGGATGACCTGTGGGGTGGTGATGGTAACG
The genomic region above belongs to Methylophaga frappieri and contains:
- a CDS encoding SUMF1/EgtB/PvdO family nonheme iron enzyme encodes the protein MKPFKHALEAAQKRHRRRLVWMLVALLTTSVVIVTILGISRGTRIVVLPEAALPAKISMTEGVGMVLFNSVYALTDSPRIRVSALQYQTYEHQLLPEQQGKRLHITLEPKPAEVRFSTDPEESLTRWYLNNEFISESDTLQQSLLPGEYDLKIDHPYYEQINKAVSLTAGQHRHEIVVLTPITGQLQITSTPPGAVIHVDNQVIGESPLTHPISGGVYQITLSKSGFDTVTETLEVTRNHKQVSRVYQLPAAQTTVSLSLSPGGGSLTVDDIVQPAAKTIQLAAGQAHRVVYQKAGYVTQQQIVTPPLGQPLALNFDLQEARGQVQIMATPQAAVSIDGKRVGETPLTLTLQTVPQQLSFQHPGYRTITQTVTPSRDVTRQVSVTLIPEAQAQLAESPKRYQHPAGGEMLLFQPNTVFTLGAARDSQGQRANEFLHKVHLNRPFYAGVTEVSIGEYQQFDTSKTGNKAEPITAISWLDAARFCNWLSEQQGLPPVYQFSNQKLIAIDITANGYRLLTEAEWEWLARSAKRPQPTRFAWGDSTTLPKHAANIADEQAKTAVAMYVPQYDDGYAGVAPIGRFSKEISGLQDQAGNVSEWTHDVYRLTPPDSETIFPQQLDKRLLAERVVKGANWQSGSLTTLRAAYREGLSQPRKTVGFRVGRYLNKGEQ
- a CDS encoding MotA/TolQ/ExbB proton channel family protein, whose protein sequence is MNEMLKSFAALVVAIVIVHMVYLGYIRPEAAQYIAIGLEQQQSLPRNFVVIVKGYEQEICFILMLWGCYLIASAYRRILKTQYLYSVDLIETTESNDSALDVNQIIDRLDTEIPKEGLASPLVQTLRAALWRYSATNNVQNLSDAIESNLEALAVRQDTENTMIRYLIWAIPSIGFIGTVRGIGQALSQADEALAGNIAGMVDSLGLAFNSTLVALLISIFLMFLFHQLQRLQDGQIVETQHYCDKYLLRRIR
- a CDS encoding VWA domain-containing protein — translated: MLRRKRTEGFNLAFLDIMACGLGAVILVFMLVKQNLESAASEVDRLQADIARLEQTQQEANQTLRQIRDDFSQQKQDLEQQSSALADRQAALSAQRSAISDAEQALAKLKSRITEIEIPEQQDLVSSDNLNEENYLMGLQVTGNKIGILVDMSASMTNEKLIDIIQTKSRTNQDKQSAAKWIRTKNTVRWLLARLPANSDIVVVAFSEQAQVLGGQSMQPANETTVGQILQSLDKVIPEGGTNLQKGLNTINDFSPDHLYVITDGLPTLGESSYRSLNPFAQCRSLTGNAQTISGPCRVKLFQQTVRESGQRSNEVNVVLLPLEGDPDAVNQYWGWAAATGGLLISPAENWP
- a CDS encoding type I secretion system permease/ATPase, which gives rise to MTAWSKQSTGMDTGLNTLVAIARFHQLPAEPEQLAHQYGVPGEVFTDTQILQAAKALTLRAKKLKPVTNDIGNGMLPAIAKAKDGSYFILARIANNEEAEQAKKSGVLIQDLRDEAPKSLTLDEFTEIWSGELIALTRRQGIGESLQQTFDISWFIPSLIKYRKLFSEVLVASFFLQLFALVTPLFFQVVMDKVLVHRGFTTLDVLAVGFFVVVVFEALLGGIRNYVFSHTTNRVDVELGSRLYTHLMALPLSYFESRQVGQNVARVRELDTIRNFITGTALTLVIDLFFVFVFLAVMWYYSPTLTWIVLATIPFYVILSIFITPILRKRLDDKFKHGAENTAFLTESITGIGTVKSLAVEPQMKRKLEDHLSNYVHASFKSQNLNNVANQIAGLVNKLMTLGIIWWGAHLVIDNQLTVGQLVAFNMLAGRVSGPILKLVQLWQDFQQAGISIKRLGDILNTPREPGFNPNRSRLPSLQGAFSMEHVRFRYRPDGPVILDDLNLQVRPGEVIGLVGRSGSGKSTITKLIQRLYIPESGKVLIDGVDLSVVDTVWLRKQIGVVLQENFLFNRSIRENIALSDPSISMERVIAASKMAGAHEFIVDLPEGYDNLVGEQGSNLSGGQRQRLAIARALINNPRILIFDEATSALDYESERLIQDNMAKICQGRTVFIIAHRLTAVRQCNRIIVTEKGRIVEQGNHEELIAKNGYYAKLHSYQNHTPNLHPVTHNAAQATPEGSLEGARP
- a CDS encoding HlyD family type I secretion periplasmic adaptor subunit; this translates as MRPFTVFWDAWKNRHTMGQGSKTRELAAFLPAALEIQEAPPNPLAKWLGRSLIILFLIGVVWACVGEVNIVASAEGKIIPSARVKQIQPLEKAVVKTILVSEGEEVRKGQPLVELDSTLTSADEKRLTSERHSIQMQLAVKQALLTALSANKTVPAEQVKLTFSKNNAEHDTSLYQQLLWQHWQDYQSQQQTLQNTLNKTRFEQAASKEIIKKLQQTLPIVTKRAEDLQSLHQQSFVTETEYLDLEQQRIEQTQDLAAEKHRLQQLVAAESEVKHQLQTLAAQTKARTLQEITEYQRQIASLDEELTKAQDLNAKQILYAPVSGQVQELAINTVGGVVTEAQQLMLIVPNAEQLEVEVFLENKDIGFIEEGMPAEIKVHTFSFTKYGVIDAKVTTVSDDATVDEKQGLIYRMQLLMSKNAIMVDSREVKLMPGMAVTAEMKTGTRRIIEFFLAPLLRHGNESLRER